The genomic window GCTCATCGAGACCGCGACCCGGCGCGACCTCGACGACCCGGCGACCGTGCGCGCCGTCGCCGACGTCGTGGGATCACTGGGCACGCTGGAGCTGCTGCACGCGCTCACCGAGGCCGACGGTCTGGCCACCGGGCCCGCCGCCTGGTCCGCCTGGCGCGGCTCCCTCGTCGCCGACCTGGTCAAACGGGTCGCCGGGGTACTCGCGGGGGAGAGCTCAGCCGAGCCGGAGCCCGCGGCGCCCAGTGCCGAGGAGGAGCGCCTCGCCATCGAGGCGCACCGCACCCGTGGTCCCGTACTCGCCCTGCACGCCCAGGCCGAGACCCCGCTGCCGGACGCCGAACCGGAGCCCGTCGGTGTCGAGCTGCTGATCGCGCTGCCCGACCAGCCGGGTGTGCTGCCCGCGGTCGCGGGCGTCCTCGCCCTGCACCGGCTCACCGTCCGCGCCGCCGACCTGCGCGCCGTCGACCTGCCGGGCGAGGTGGGCCCCGGCTCCGTCCTGCTGCTGAACTGGCGGGTCGCGGCAGCGTACGGATCGCTGCCGCAGGCGGCCCGGCTCCGCGCCGACCTCGTACGTGCCCTCGACGGTTCGCTGGACATCCCGGCCCGGCTCGCCGAGCGGGACGCGGCGTATCCGCGCCGGCGCGGGGTGAAGGCCCCACCGCCGCGGGTCACGGTCGCCTCCGCCGCCTCCCGCCTCGCCACGGTCATCGAGGTCCGCGCCCAGGACGCCCCCGGGCTGCTGCACCGCATCGGCCACGCGCTCGAATCGGCGGCCGTGCGGGTCCGCAGCGCGCATGTGTCGACGCTGGGCGCCAACGCGGTCGATGCGTTCTACGTCACAGGCCCCGAAGGGGCGCCGCTGCCCACGGGCGAGGCGGGCGAGGTGGCCCGGACGCTGGAGGCGGCGCTGCGGGGATGACGGATGACGTGCTCGGCGGGTGAGCCGAAGAGGCGCGCGGGCGTCGCATGGGAGAACGCGCGGAGGCCCCGGGGTACGAGGGGCCGAGCGGGGCCGAGCACGATCGGCCCCGCTCGCGCGCGGAGGCCCCGGGGTACGAGGGGCCGAGCGGGGGCGGAGCGGGGCCGAGCACGATCGGCCGTCGACGCACGCTGAAGCGCCTCGGAGGCGGACCGAGCCGCTGAACGAGACAGGGCAGACCCCATCCCACGCGTCCGGATACCCTGGGGAGACATCTGTCCGCCCGCCCCCGAGACCTGAGGATCCGCGACCACCGTGTTCGACACCCTCTCCGACCGCCTTGCAGCGACATTCAAGAACCTCCGGGGCAAGGGCCGCCTGTCCGAGGCGGACATCGACGCCACGGCGCGCGAGATCCGTATCGCGCTGCTCGAGGCCGATGTCGCACTGCCCGTCGTCCGCGCCTTCATCAAGCAGATCAAGGAGCGGGCGCTCGGCGCCGAGGTGTCGCAGGCGCTGAACCCGGCCCAGCAGGTCATCAAGATCGTCAACGAGGAGCTCATCGGCATCCTCGGCGGTGAGACCCGCCGGCTGCGCTTCGCCAAGCAGCCGCCCACCGTGATCATGCTCGCCGGTCTCCAGGGCGCCGGTAAGACGACGCTGGCCGGAAAGCTCGGTCTCTGGCTGAAGAGCCAGGGCCACTCGCCGCTGCTCGTCGCCTGTGACCTCCAGCGCCCCAACGCCGTCACCCAGCTCGGCGTGGTCGCCGAGCGCGCGGGCGTCGCCTTCTTCGGCCCCCAACCGGGCAACGGCGTGGGCGACCCGGTGCAGGTCGCCAAGGAGTCGATCGAGTACGCGAAGACGAAGGTCCACGACATCGTCATCGTCGACACCGCGGGCCGCCTCGGTATCGACCAGGAGATGATGCAGCAGGCCGCGGACATCCGCGACGCGGTCAGCCCCGACGAGGTCCTCTTCGTCGTCGACGCGATGATCGGTCAGGACGCCGTCAACACGGCGGAGGCCTTCCGCGACGGCGTCGGCTTCGACGGCGTCGTCCTCTCCAAGCTCGACGGCGACGCCCGCGGTGGTGCCGCGCTCTCCATCGCGCACGTCACCGGCAAGCAGATCATGTTCGCCTCCAACGGCGAGAAGCTGGACGAGTTCGACGCGTTCCACCCGGACCGCATGGCGTCCCGCATCCTCGGCATGGGCGACATGCTCTCGCTCATCGAGAAGGCCGAGCAGACCTTCAGCCAGGAAGAGGCCGCCAAGATGGCCTCCAAGCTGGCGAGCAGCAAGGGCAAGGACTTCACGCTCGACGACTTCCTGGCGCAGATGGAGCAGGTGCGGAAGATGGGCTCCATCTCCAAGCTGCTCGGCATGCTGCCCGGCATGGGCCAGATCAAGGACCAGATCAACAACATCGACGAGCGCGACGTGGACCGCACGGCCGCGATCATCAAGTCGATGACCCCTGCCGAGCGCCAGGACCCGACGATCCTCAACGGCTCGCGCCGGGCCCGTGTCGCCAAGGGTTCGGGTGTCGACGTCAGCGCGGTGAAGAACCTGGTCGAGCGGTTCTTCGAGGCCCGCAAGATGATGTCCCGGATGGCCCAGGGCGGCGGCATGCCCGGCATGCCGGGGATCCCGGGCATGGGTGGCGGTCCCGGCCGCCAGAAGAAGCAGCAGAAGCAGGCCAAGGGCAAGCGCAAGAGCGGTAACCCGATGAAGCGCAAGGCCGACGAGCAGGCGGCCGCCGCCCGCCGCGAGCAGGCGGCCGCTCAGGGCAACGCCTTCGGGCTGCCGGCGGGTGGCGGGAACCAGGACTTCGAGCTCCCGGACGAGTTCAAGAAGTTCATGGGCTGACGCCCCTGAGCATGGGAAGGGGGCCCCGCGGGCACGGACCGCGGGGCCCTCGGCCGTCTGCCGCCGCTCCCGGTGGCGGGAGCCCGGGATGTGTGCGGTCATGGGCAGAGATCCGGCCGGAGTGCCGATCACGGATCAGGCATCCCGCAGCACCGATCACGGATCCCGATCACGGACCTCGATCACGGATCCGATCACCGGTCCCGATCACCGGTCCCGATCACCGGTCCCGATCACCGATCCGGTCGCGGAGCAGGGAGCAGGAGGGCAGCGTGGCCAATCCCGTACCCCCGCGCGATCGCACCGACCAGCCCTGGCGCTCCGAGGGAGCCCCGCCGCCACCGCCGCCGAAGCGCAAGATGCCCGGTGGCTGGATCGGACTGGCCGTCTCGGCGTTCGTCGTCTTCCTCGCCGCCTTCCTGGCGCTGTCGTACTTCACGGACGGCGGAGAGCCGACCATTTCGTACACCGAGTTCAGCAAGCAGGTCGGGGCCGGGAACGTCACCAAGATCTACGCCAAGGGCGATGCCATCCAGGGCGAGCTGAAGAACGAGCAGCCGGTCCCGGACGGCGGCGGGGACTACCGGAAGTTCACCACCCAGCGGCCCGCCTTCGCCGACGACGACCTCTGGCAGCAGCTCACCCGGCAGGGCGTCACCGTGACGGCGGAGCCCGTCGTCAGCGAGCGCAGTTTTCTGGCCAACCTGCTGTTCTCGCTCGCCCCGATCGCGCTGCTCGTCCTGCTCTGGGTCCTCCTCGCGCGCCGGATGGGAGGGGCGATGGGCGGCGGCCCGCTCGGCCGGAAGGCGCCGCCCAAGCCCGTCGAGCTCGTACGCGGCGGGCGCACCACCTTCGAGGACGTGGCCGGGATCGACGAGGTCGCGGGCGAGCTCAACGATGTCGTCGACTTCCTCAAGAACCCGCAGGCATACCGCGAGATGGGCGCCCGGATGCCCGGCGGGGTGCTTCTCTCGGGTCCCCCTGGCACGGGGAAGACCCTGCTCGCGCGGGCCGTGGCGGGTGAGGCGGGGGTGCCGTTCTTCTCCGCGTCCGCCTCGGAGTTCATCGAGATGATCGTCGGTGTGGGCGCCTCTCGGGTACGGGAGCTCTTCGCCGAGGCGCGCAAGGTCGCCCCGGCGATCATCTTCATCGACGAGATCGACACCATCGGCCGGATC from Streptomyces sp. FIT100 includes these protein-coding regions:
- the ffh gene encoding signal recognition particle protein, translating into MFDTLSDRLAATFKNLRGKGRLSEADIDATAREIRIALLEADVALPVVRAFIKQIKERALGAEVSQALNPAQQVIKIVNEELIGILGGETRRLRFAKQPPTVIMLAGLQGAGKTTLAGKLGLWLKSQGHSPLLVACDLQRPNAVTQLGVVAERAGVAFFGPQPGNGVGDPVQVAKESIEYAKTKVHDIVIVDTAGRLGIDQEMMQQAADIRDAVSPDEVLFVVDAMIGQDAVNTAEAFRDGVGFDGVVLSKLDGDARGGAALSIAHVTGKQIMFASNGEKLDEFDAFHPDRMASRILGMGDMLSLIEKAEQTFSQEEAAKMASKLASSKGKDFTLDDFLAQMEQVRKMGSISKLLGMLPGMGQIKDQINNIDERDVDRTAAIIKSMTPAERQDPTILNGSRRARVAKGSGVDVSAVKNLVERFFEARKMMSRMAQGGGMPGMPGIPGMGGGPGRQKKQQKQAKGKRKSGNPMKRKADEQAAAARREQAAAQGNAFGLPAGGGNQDFELPDEFKKFMG